A genomic region of Pyrus communis chromosome 14, drPyrComm1.1, whole genome shotgun sequence contains the following coding sequences:
- the LOC137715307 gene encoding protein ecdysoneless homolog translates to MAAAAAPPPDPNPSASSIFSQKASRLPDDTVFYAIFPDSSLTSSTTTASLQSLHLQILQTLTPLTADYIWQHEPFSLSLSTLPKPSCLCSADRHLPHLHGKLRVADNFEDEWFTVFLLFHISSTFRDLSIRVWDSDGEFLLIEAAYHLPRWLNPQNSLNRVFIRQGQLHIVPKARIPNPTLTDSLNFIVNFGQEAIAAEPVQLAVKNRILEYPEKARRNMHVVRVRVPAAVAQVLSQEPCLIALAVEGFYDRDIDTMKYAAKMETFLSRGREEELVCVSVKMSRAMYAQLVQQAFQAPKCYPMPNRSEDGAAFMEAELGMKIACGMEMMYQQRRKEGLEGKGSSWEAFKETLERSGYFEGLLPGSKEYQRLMRNAEEYYRSSALFSRASEMMSAPVRRIDEILALPNSADNFRGREVPPSDDDSWLYNGEDELNSELLERQKEMEHYDSKKKKKKKSKEQDDAGPSSSSNVDGFNPGDIAKTMQAFVQKMSSYEGAEVPESRNLKEVDFDADRFYKDLESIMKFEGNEDAPSDDDNEEGSSSDLDFNESEDESEDGEDTFMHSYSDALNEELKSTTLKKSFVRADEQAPKKDEGTSHATEDMEEYFTPVDVDVNLVKSLLDSFSSQQGLPGPASNLLGLMGLQLPQGDNKDK, encoded by the exons ATGGCGGCAGCAGCAGCACCACCACCAGACCCCAACCCATCAGCTTCCTCCATcttctcccaaaaagcctccAGACTCCCGGACGACACCGTCTTCTACGCCATCTTTCCCGACTCCTCCCTGacttcctccaccaccaccgctTCCCTCCAGTCCCTCcacctccaaatcctccaaaccctcaCTCCCCTCACTGCCGACTACATATGGCAGCACGAACCCTTCTCCCTCTCCCTATCCACGCTCCCAAAACCCTCTTGTCTCTGCTCCGCCGACCGCCACCTCCCCCACCTCCATGGCAAGCTCCGCGTCGCCGACAACTTCGAAGACGAGTGGTTCaccgtctttcttctcttccataTCTCCTCCACCTTCCGCGACCTCTCCATCAGAGTCTGGGATTCCGACGGCGAGTTCCTCCTCATCGAAGCCGCCTACCACCTCCCTCGGTGGCTCAACCCCCAAAACAGCCTCAATCGCGTGTTTATTCGCCAAGGCCAACTCCACATCGTCCCCAAAGCTCGAATCCCGAACCCAACCCTCACTGACTCCTTGAATTTCATTGTGAATTTCGGGCAGGAGGCAATTGCTGCTGAACCGGTTCAGCTTGCAGTGAAGAATCGGATATTGGAGTATCCGGAAAAGGCAAGGAGGAATATGCATgtggttagggttagggttcccGCGGCGGTGGCGCAGGTGTTGAGTCAGGAACCGTGCCTGATTGCCTTGGCCGTTGAGGGTTTCTACGACCGTGATATCGATACTATGAAGTATGCGGCAAAAATGGAGACGTTCTTAAGCagagggagggaggaggagTTGGTGTGCGTATCGGTGAAGATGTCGAGGGCAATGTACGCTCAGCTGGTGCAACAGGCGTTTCAGGCGCCCAAGTGTTATCCAATGCCGAATAGGAGCGAGGATGGGGCAGCGTTTATGGAGGCCGAATTAGGGATGAAGATTGCGTGTGGGATGGAGATGATGTATCAGCAGAGGAGAAAGGAAGGGTTGGAAGGGAAAGGCAGTAGTTGGGAGGCATTTAAGGAGACTTTGGAGAGGAGTGGGTACTTTGAAGGGTTGCTTCCCGGATCGAAAGAGTACCAGAGGTTGATGCGGAATGCAGAGGAGTATTATCGCAGTAGTGCTTTGTTTTCGAGGGCAAG TGAGATGATGAGTGCTCCAGTGAGACGCATAGATGAGATTCTGGCTTTACCTAATTCAGCCGATAATTTTAGGGGTCGAGAGGTTCCGCCTTCTGACGATGATTCTTGGCTTTACAATGGAGAGGATGAGTTGAACTCAGAACTTTTGGAGAGACAAAAGGAGATGGAACATTATgactcaaaaaagaaaaagaaaaagaagtcaaAAGAGCAGGACGATGCTGGTCCATCATCCAGTTCTAACGTTGATGGTTTCAATCCGGGTGATATAGCAAAAACCATGCAGGCATTTGTCCAGAAGATGTCAAGCTACGAGGGAGCTGAGGTTCCCGAGAGCAG GAACCTAAAAGAGGTGGACTTTGACGCGGACCGTTTCTATAAAGATCTAGAATCAATAATGAAGTTTGAAGGCAACGAGGATGCTCCTAGTGATGATGATAATGAGGAAGGGTCCTCATCCGACTTGGACTTCA ATGAGTCTGAAGATGAAAGTGAGGATGGAGAAGATACTTTCATGCATTCTTATTCTGATGCTTTAAATGAAGAGTTGAAATCTACAACCCTCAAGAAAAGTTTTGTTCGTGCTGATGAACAAGCTCCAAAGAAAGATGAG GGAACGTCGCATGCCACAGAAGATATGGAGGAGTATTTCACTCCTGTGGATGTGGATGTGAATCTCGTAAAGAGTCTTCTCGATTCATTTTCTAGTCAGCAAGGCCTTCCTGGTCCTGCTTCCAATTTGCTTGGGCTAATGGGTTTGCAACTCCCACAAGGTGATAACAAAGATAAATGA
- the LOC137715308 gene encoding ABSCISIC ACID-INSENSITIVE 5-like protein 1 has protein sequence MVVSDESGSVGYDHNGNDNMELDPPLEQQEGLSKDSSHPSMNSTKQNSIFSLTLDEIQCKSGRNFGSMNMDEFLANIWSVEEDQEPSKGDQDSANDKDTTFQPKTLSRQGSFCIPTPLCKKTVDEVWSEIDKSRPQFHDPNSSIGSSGPSGPPQRQQTIGEITLEDFLVKAGVVQESPSKSKPSEKRVANTPIQQHCGNRFDADFGIGGQVFASAFLSPQNVMESELFSGNGYPIGTTYPMFGTQSMGESSCFSDIEKCHSLPESSSGGGAKNKKRIIDGPPEVVVERRQRRMIKNRESAARSRARKQAYTVELEAELNQLKEENTKLKQSVDESEKRRKQEVLRRKEIKQSTRAQKLAEKLRTMRRAVSLP, from the exons ATGGTGGTTTCTGATGAGTCTGGAAGCGTTGGCTATGATCACAATGGTAATGACAACATGGAACTTGATCCACCGCTAGAACAACAAGAAGGATTGTCGAAAGACAGCTCTCATCCTTCAATGAATAGTACTAAACAGAACTCAATATTCTCACTCACTCTTGATGAAATTCAATGCAAGAGTGGGAGGAATTTCGGGTCCATGAACATGGACGAGTTCCTTGCCAACATTTGGAGCGTCGAAGAAGACCAAGAACCAAGCAAAGGTGATCAAGATTCTGCCAATGATAAGGACACAACTTTCCAGCCCAAGACTTTGTCTCGACAGGGCTCGTTCTGTATTCCCACCCCGCTTTGCAAGAAAACTGTAGATGAGGTGTGGTCCGAAATTGACAAAAGTCGACCACAATTCCATGACCCCAATAGCAGCATTGGCAGTTCTGGTCCTTCTGGACCTCCACAGCGCCAGCAAACAATCGGAGAAATTACCCTAGAAGATTTCCTTGTAAAAGCCGGGGTTGTTCAAGAATCGCCATCCAAGTCCAAGCCTTCTGAGAAGAGAGTGGCAAACACCCCAATTCAACAGCATTGTGGTAACAGATTTGATGCAGATTTTGGAATTGGGGGGCAAGTGTTTGCCTCAGCATTTTTAAGCCCCCAAAACGTTATGGAAAGCGAATTATTTTCCGGAAATGGATATCCAATTGGTACTACATACCCAATGTTTGGTACACAGAGCATGGGAGAATCATCTTGTTTTAGTGACATTGAGAAATGTCATAGTTTGCCAGAATCGAGTAGCGGGGGTGGggcaaagaacaagaagaggATCATAGACGGTCCACCAGAGGTAGTAGTGGAGCGGAGGCAACGCAGGATGATCAAGAATCGAGAGTCTGCAGCTAGGTCTCGTGCCAGGAAACAG GCATACACTGTGGAATTGGAAGCTGAGTTGAATCAACTTAAAGAGGAGAACACAAAGCTGAAGCAAAGTGTG GACGAGTCTGAAAAAAGGCGCAAGCAAGAG GTATTGAGGAGGAAGGAGATTAAACAATCCACAAGAGCACAAAAGTTGGCAGAAAAGTTGAGGACAATGAGGAGGGCTGTAAGCTTGCCGTAG
- the LOC137715878 gene encoding uncharacterized protein isoform X1, producing the protein MLNSGHNVNRCSATLSSTMPSLPQCLPLEPIMLIDQKYTRSGELSRVLGFPLGSITDDHSLGVGHSKPPPPVATEELKHFKESVQDASRRARDRVKMLRESIFKLDKYKEALSSKKRQRSDLSSSERSNGVNIVKLGSQIYKNPHENMTQRLEDRTKSVGFNKRVRTSVADVRADVRSAATSRQQVVTDKDEKIPQAVNAASVRIEEKTRRLLARGEGLDQKVKKKRSVGAVSHRITGGERDIQRATHPKLSGDLKLRSCDVQGVRLKTSLGVGGINKSEPFFESSNLSTCTVLKNDLENAPVPKDRSVVLEQRVVKGDIKLNIKEENPVGSLNTVIKGKVSRAPRTGSIMNLDSSPNVHSPSAPCQGWQQPAGENKGKVASVMSNQKRAMSSGSSIQPMAQWVGQRPHKNSRTRRTSLVAPTPNNVEAQISCHSSAASDFSARTSSVGTNGSQLTSSLDNHTPKSKRELQNVSSPFGLSGSEESAARGNKLKDKGMDSIDIALAADQKVGAHLFPYKKNKSPTKEIGDSVRRQGRSGRGSSLTRPGSPPTMEKSENLPTTKSLQGLKPLSDKNKSKTGRPPSKKIKDRKVLTCVPSTCNGSSDFTGESDDDHEELFLAANSARNASKFACSGPFWKKMELVFGSLSSEDISYLQQQLSFAEELGESLSQMFSDEYNILEVLMPRAIPKHSGEREGGHFSQDSLKTDALCEQLDMKRLEKVTPLYQRVLSALIEEGESEELYHQSEGKNIHLWCATDDSHCGSFNQNHIDVEPKDWDGMESEIESKVDVPTQRYCMLDRLSCDGSAKTCTLGNGNTSGFLHSQEQWHGDDDLSDSDVEQLQPRKLDTPSFPSSDRQYQLMCLDDRLFLELQSIGLCPERLPDLTEGEDVINQDIMGLEQELHQQIARKKKNLAKIDKTIQRERATERRRTELVAMDQLIEMAYRKRLASHGNYGSKNAVRKVSKQVALAFLKRTLSRCRKFEERGISCFSDPELQKVMFSEPSCNSAAKSIDCVGFGTASNTCNGGSHQAEVKRSGAASNVSGRYDSHSDNLEGGDNLERGSSVALPSGQASSKHGSMLNLNKGKKREVLITDIGGSASSMVTSALDDTHHEVQEKKNERERGRHSDNLRKNLPSEAGRTSLDSFGSEFKTQGNSKQKNTQLPSQSVANASNTRSGVGPSLPGNTRTPSSKEADEPTDFANLQLPELDSLEENQDLSTWLNFDEDGLQDHDSIGLEIPMDDLSELMLM; encoded by the exons ATGCTAAATTCTGGGCATAATGTAAACCGCTGTAGTGCAACACTGTCATCAACTATGCCTTCTTTGCCCCAATGTTTGCCATTGGAGCCTATTATGTTAATCGATCAAAAGTACACCCGCTCAGGAGAACTAAGTAGGGTTCTGGGCTTTCCTCTTGGGAGTATAACAGACGACCATTCTCTTGGAGTTGGCCATTCGAAACCTCCACCTCCGGTGGCAACTGAGGAGCTAAAGCACTTCAAAGAAAGTGTGCAAGATGCCTCTAGAAGGGCCAG GGACAGAGTAAAAATGTTGCGTGAATCTATTTTCAAATTGGATAAGTACAAAGAAGCTTTAAGCTCAAAGAAGAGACAGCGTAGTGATCTTTCATCAAGTGAGAGATCAAATGGAGTAAACATAGTGAAACTGGGAAGTCAGATTTATAAAAATCCTCATGAAAATATGACTCAAAGATTAGAAGACAGGACTAAGAGTGTTGGGTTCAACAAACGTGTTAGGACGTCAGTGGCTGATGTGCGG GCAGATGTTAGGTCAGCTGCTACCTCAAGGCAGCAGGTAGTCACAGACAAGGATGAAAAAATACCTCAGGCTGTTAATGCGGCTTCTGTTAGGATTGAAGAAAAGACCCGTAGGTTGCTTGCTCGAGGTGAAGGGTTGgatcaaaaagtaaaaaagaaacgTTCGGTAGGAGCAGTGAGTCATAGAATTACAGGTGGCGAACGGGATATACAACGAGCTACGCATCCAAAGCTGAGTGGTGATCTTAAGCTACGCTCTTGTGATGTACAAGGTGTCAG ATTAAAAACTTCACTTGGAGTCGGGGGAATCAACAAGTCAGAACCATTTTTTGAGTCAAGTAATCTCAGCACTTGTACAGTACTCAAGAATGATCTGGAAAATGCTCCTGTTCCAAAAGACCGTTCAGTTGTGTTAGAGCAGAGGGTTGTGAAAGGAGACATTAA GCTAAATATTAAGGAGGAGAACCCTGTAGGCAGTCTTAATACTGTGATAAAAGGAAAGGTTTCTAGGGCGCCACGAACTGGTTCCATCATGAATCTAGACTCATCGCCCAATGTTCACTCTCCGTCTGCACCTTGTCAAGGTTGGCAACAGCCTGCTGGTGAAAACAAAGGCAAAGTGGCAAGTGTTATGAGTAATCAAAAGCGTGCAATGTCGAGTGGTTCTTCTATACAACCTATGGCTCAGTGGGTTGGTCAGAGACCGCATAAAAACTCTCGCACAAGGAGAACAAGTTTAGTTGCTCCTACACCAAACAATGTTGAGGCTCAGATTTCCTGTCACAGCTCTGCAGCTTCTGATTTTAGTGCTAGAACTTCTTCTGTTGGGACCAACGGATCACAACTTACGAGCAGTTTAGATAATCACACCCCGAAATCTAAAAGAGAACTTCAGAACGTTTCATCTCCATTTGGGTTATCTGGAAGTGAAGAATCTGCAGCTAGGGGAAACAAGTTGAAAGATAAGGGAATGGACAGCATTGACATTGCCTTAGCTGCAGATCAAAAAGTTGGGGCTCACTTATTCCCCTACAAGAAGAATAAGTCACCAACTAAAGAAATTGGGGATAGTGTGCGAAGACAAGGAAGAAGTGGAAGGGGTTCATCTTTGACAAGGCCTGGGAGTCCTCCAACTATGGAGAAATCGGAGAATTTACCAACCACGAAGTCTCTTCAAGGCCTGAAACCTTTGTCCGATAAGAATAAAAG TAAAACAGGTCGTCCACCCTCAAAAAAGATTAAAGATCGCAAGGTGTTAACTTGTGTTCCTTCAACATGCAATGGTTCGTCAGATTTCACAG GTGAATCTGATGATGATCATGAAGAACTATTTTTGGCTGCCAATTCTGCTCGTAATGCTAGTA AATTTGCCTGTTCTGGTCcattttggaagaaaatggaaTTAGTTTTTGGTTCTCTCAGCTCAGAGGACATATCCTACTTGCAGCAGCAG TTAAGTTTTGCAGAGGAGCTTGGTGAGAGTTTGTCTCAGATGTTTAGTGATGAATACAATATTTTG GAAGTTTTGATGCCTAGAGCAATCCCTAAGCATTCTGGGGAAAGAGAAGGGGGCCATTTTAGTCAAGATTCATTGAAGACTGATGCTTTATGTGAACAACTTGACATGAAAAGGTTGGAAAAGGTCACTCCATTGTACCAAAGAGTTCTTTCTGCTTTGATTGAAGAAGGTGAAAGTGAAGAACTTTACCATCAGAGTGAAGGGAAAAATATACACCTGTGGTGTGCTACTGATGATTCTCATTGTGGTTCATTTAATCAGAATCATATTGATGTTGAACCCAAAGATTGGGACGGAATGGAATCCGAAATTGAGTCGAAAGTAGATGTTCCGACTCAGAGATATTGCATGCTGGACAGACTTTCTTGTGATGGAAGCGCTAAAACTTGTACACTTGGTAATGGAAACACGTCCGGTTTTTTACACAGCCAGGAACAGTGGCATGGAGATGATGACCTTTCAGATTCTGATGTGGAGCAACTGCAACCTAGGAAACTCGATACTCCTAGCTTTCCTTCCTCTGACCGCCAATATCAGTTGATGTGCCTGGATGACAGACTTTTTCTGGAGCTACAGAGTATTGGTTTATGTCCGGAGAGATTG CCTGATCTAACAGAGGGAGAAGATGTGATTAATCAAGATATAATGGGACTCGAGCAAGAGCTGCATCAACAG ATtgcgaggaagaagaaaaacttaGCAAAAATTGATAAAACTATCCAGAGAGAAAGAGCTACAGAAAGACG GAGAACTGAACTAGTTGCAATGGACCAGCTTATTGAGATGGCTTACAGAAAACGATTG GCTTCCCATGGGAATTATGGTTCAAAAAATGCTGTACGTAAGGTTTCAAAACAAGTAGCTTTGGCTTTTCTCAAACGTACACTTTCTAGATGTCGAAAATTTGAAGAAAGGGGCATTAGTTGCTTTAGTGATCCTGAACTACAGAAGGTTATGTTCTCTGAACCGTCATGCAACAGTGCTGCAAAATCTATTGATTGTGTTGGCTTTGGAACTGCTAGTAATACCTGCAATGGAGGTTCCCATCAAGCGGAAGTCAAGAGATCCG GGGCAGCATCAAATGTGAGTGGGAGATATGATTCCCATAGTGATAATCTCGAAGGGGGTGATAATCTTGAAAGGGGTTCATCAGTGGCTCTTCCGTCTGGTCAAGCTTCTTCCAAGCATGGTTCAATGTTGAACTTGAACAAGGGGAAGAAGAGGGAAGTGCTGATTACCGACATTGGTGGAAGTGCCTCCTCAATGGTAACTTCAGCTCTTGACGACACTCATCACGAAGTacaggaaaagaaaaatgagagagaaaggggcCGACATTCAGATAATTTAAGAAAGAATTTGCCCAGTGAAGCTGGTCGCACGTCGTTGGACTCCTTTGGAAGTGAATTCAAAACTCAAGGAAATTCCAAGCAAAAAAATACTCAGTTACCAAGTCAATCAGTTGCTAATGCCAGCAATACAAGGAGTGGGGTGGGCCCGTCATTACCGGGTAATACTCGTACACCTTCGTCCAAAGAGGCAGATGAACCCACTGATTTTGCAAACCTGCAACTACCTGAATTAGATTCACTGGAAGAGAATCAAGATCTCAGTACTTGGTTGAACTTTGACGAAGACGGCCTGCAAGATCATGATTCAATTGGCCTCGAAATACCAATGGATGATCTCTCAGAGTTGATGCTTATGTGA
- the LOC137715878 gene encoding uncharacterized protein isoform X2 encodes MLNSGHNVNRCSATLSSTMPSLPQCLPLEPIMLIDQKYTRSGELSRVLGFPLGSITDDHSLGVGHSKPPPPVATEELKHFKESVQDASRRARDRVKMLRESIFKLDKYKEALSSKKRQRSDLSSSERSNGVNIVKLGSQIYKNPHENMTQRLEDRTKSVGFNKRVRTSVADVRADVRSAATSRQQVVTDKDEKIPQAVNAASVRIEEKTRRLLARGEGLDQKVKKKRSVGAVSHRITGGERDIQRATHPKLSGDLKLRSCDVQGVRLKTSLGVGGINKSEPFFESSNLSTCTVLKNDLENAPVPKDRSVVLEQRVVKGDIKLNIKEENPVGSLNTVIKGKVSRAPRTGSIMNLDSSPNVHSPSAPCQGWQQPAGENKGKVASVMSNQKRAMSSGSSIQPMAQWVGQRPHKNSRTRRTSLVAPTPNNVEAQISCHSSAASDFSARTSSVGTNGSQLTSSLDNHTPKSKRELQNVSSPFGLSGSEESAARGNKLKDKGMDSIDIALAADQKVGAHLFPYKKNKSPTKEIGDSVRRQGRSGRGSSLTRPGSPPTMEKSENLPTTKSLQGLKPLSDKNKSKTGRPPSKKIKDRKVLTCVPSTCNGSSDFTGESDDDHEELFLAANSARNASKFACSGPFWKKMELVFGSLSSEDISYLQQQEVLMPRAIPKHSGEREGGHFSQDSLKTDALCEQLDMKRLEKVTPLYQRVLSALIEEGESEELYHQSEGKNIHLWCATDDSHCGSFNQNHIDVEPKDWDGMESEIESKVDVPTQRYCMLDRLSCDGSAKTCTLGNGNTSGFLHSQEQWHGDDDLSDSDVEQLQPRKLDTPSFPSSDRQYQLMCLDDRLFLELQSIGLCPERLPDLTEGEDVINQDIMGLEQELHQQIARKKKNLAKIDKTIQRERATERRRTELVAMDQLIEMAYRKRLASHGNYGSKNAVRKVSKQVALAFLKRTLSRCRKFEERGISCFSDPELQKVMFSEPSCNSAAKSIDCVGFGTASNTCNGGSHQAEVKRSGAASNVSGRYDSHSDNLEGGDNLERGSSVALPSGQASSKHGSMLNLNKGKKREVLITDIGGSASSMVTSALDDTHHEVQEKKNERERGRHSDNLRKNLPSEAGRTSLDSFGSEFKTQGNSKQKNTQLPSQSVANASNTRSGVGPSLPGNTRTPSSKEADEPTDFANLQLPELDSLEENQDLSTWLNFDEDGLQDHDSIGLEIPMDDLSELMLM; translated from the exons ATGCTAAATTCTGGGCATAATGTAAACCGCTGTAGTGCAACACTGTCATCAACTATGCCTTCTTTGCCCCAATGTTTGCCATTGGAGCCTATTATGTTAATCGATCAAAAGTACACCCGCTCAGGAGAACTAAGTAGGGTTCTGGGCTTTCCTCTTGGGAGTATAACAGACGACCATTCTCTTGGAGTTGGCCATTCGAAACCTCCACCTCCGGTGGCAACTGAGGAGCTAAAGCACTTCAAAGAAAGTGTGCAAGATGCCTCTAGAAGGGCCAG GGACAGAGTAAAAATGTTGCGTGAATCTATTTTCAAATTGGATAAGTACAAAGAAGCTTTAAGCTCAAAGAAGAGACAGCGTAGTGATCTTTCATCAAGTGAGAGATCAAATGGAGTAAACATAGTGAAACTGGGAAGTCAGATTTATAAAAATCCTCATGAAAATATGACTCAAAGATTAGAAGACAGGACTAAGAGTGTTGGGTTCAACAAACGTGTTAGGACGTCAGTGGCTGATGTGCGG GCAGATGTTAGGTCAGCTGCTACCTCAAGGCAGCAGGTAGTCACAGACAAGGATGAAAAAATACCTCAGGCTGTTAATGCGGCTTCTGTTAGGATTGAAGAAAAGACCCGTAGGTTGCTTGCTCGAGGTGAAGGGTTGgatcaaaaagtaaaaaagaaacgTTCGGTAGGAGCAGTGAGTCATAGAATTACAGGTGGCGAACGGGATATACAACGAGCTACGCATCCAAAGCTGAGTGGTGATCTTAAGCTACGCTCTTGTGATGTACAAGGTGTCAG ATTAAAAACTTCACTTGGAGTCGGGGGAATCAACAAGTCAGAACCATTTTTTGAGTCAAGTAATCTCAGCACTTGTACAGTACTCAAGAATGATCTGGAAAATGCTCCTGTTCCAAAAGACCGTTCAGTTGTGTTAGAGCAGAGGGTTGTGAAAGGAGACATTAA GCTAAATATTAAGGAGGAGAACCCTGTAGGCAGTCTTAATACTGTGATAAAAGGAAAGGTTTCTAGGGCGCCACGAACTGGTTCCATCATGAATCTAGACTCATCGCCCAATGTTCACTCTCCGTCTGCACCTTGTCAAGGTTGGCAACAGCCTGCTGGTGAAAACAAAGGCAAAGTGGCAAGTGTTATGAGTAATCAAAAGCGTGCAATGTCGAGTGGTTCTTCTATACAACCTATGGCTCAGTGGGTTGGTCAGAGACCGCATAAAAACTCTCGCACAAGGAGAACAAGTTTAGTTGCTCCTACACCAAACAATGTTGAGGCTCAGATTTCCTGTCACAGCTCTGCAGCTTCTGATTTTAGTGCTAGAACTTCTTCTGTTGGGACCAACGGATCACAACTTACGAGCAGTTTAGATAATCACACCCCGAAATCTAAAAGAGAACTTCAGAACGTTTCATCTCCATTTGGGTTATCTGGAAGTGAAGAATCTGCAGCTAGGGGAAACAAGTTGAAAGATAAGGGAATGGACAGCATTGACATTGCCTTAGCTGCAGATCAAAAAGTTGGGGCTCACTTATTCCCCTACAAGAAGAATAAGTCACCAACTAAAGAAATTGGGGATAGTGTGCGAAGACAAGGAAGAAGTGGAAGGGGTTCATCTTTGACAAGGCCTGGGAGTCCTCCAACTATGGAGAAATCGGAGAATTTACCAACCACGAAGTCTCTTCAAGGCCTGAAACCTTTGTCCGATAAGAATAAAAG TAAAACAGGTCGTCCACCCTCAAAAAAGATTAAAGATCGCAAGGTGTTAACTTGTGTTCCTTCAACATGCAATGGTTCGTCAGATTTCACAG GTGAATCTGATGATGATCATGAAGAACTATTTTTGGCTGCCAATTCTGCTCGTAATGCTAGTA AATTTGCCTGTTCTGGTCcattttggaagaaaatggaaTTAGTTTTTGGTTCTCTCAGCTCAGAGGACATATCCTACTTGCAGCAGCAG GAAGTTTTGATGCCTAGAGCAATCCCTAAGCATTCTGGGGAAAGAGAAGGGGGCCATTTTAGTCAAGATTCATTGAAGACTGATGCTTTATGTGAACAACTTGACATGAAAAGGTTGGAAAAGGTCACTCCATTGTACCAAAGAGTTCTTTCTGCTTTGATTGAAGAAGGTGAAAGTGAAGAACTTTACCATCAGAGTGAAGGGAAAAATATACACCTGTGGTGTGCTACTGATGATTCTCATTGTGGTTCATTTAATCAGAATCATATTGATGTTGAACCCAAAGATTGGGACGGAATGGAATCCGAAATTGAGTCGAAAGTAGATGTTCCGACTCAGAGATATTGCATGCTGGACAGACTTTCTTGTGATGGAAGCGCTAAAACTTGTACACTTGGTAATGGAAACACGTCCGGTTTTTTACACAGCCAGGAACAGTGGCATGGAGATGATGACCTTTCAGATTCTGATGTGGAGCAACTGCAACCTAGGAAACTCGATACTCCTAGCTTTCCTTCCTCTGACCGCCAATATCAGTTGATGTGCCTGGATGACAGACTTTTTCTGGAGCTACAGAGTATTGGTTTATGTCCGGAGAGATTG CCTGATCTAACAGAGGGAGAAGATGTGATTAATCAAGATATAATGGGACTCGAGCAAGAGCTGCATCAACAG ATtgcgaggaagaagaaaaacttaGCAAAAATTGATAAAACTATCCAGAGAGAAAGAGCTACAGAAAGACG GAGAACTGAACTAGTTGCAATGGACCAGCTTATTGAGATGGCTTACAGAAAACGATTG GCTTCCCATGGGAATTATGGTTCAAAAAATGCTGTACGTAAGGTTTCAAAACAAGTAGCTTTGGCTTTTCTCAAACGTACACTTTCTAGATGTCGAAAATTTGAAGAAAGGGGCATTAGTTGCTTTAGTGATCCTGAACTACAGAAGGTTATGTTCTCTGAACCGTCATGCAACAGTGCTGCAAAATCTATTGATTGTGTTGGCTTTGGAACTGCTAGTAATACCTGCAATGGAGGTTCCCATCAAGCGGAAGTCAAGAGATCCG GGGCAGCATCAAATGTGAGTGGGAGATATGATTCCCATAGTGATAATCTCGAAGGGGGTGATAATCTTGAAAGGGGTTCATCAGTGGCTCTTCCGTCTGGTCAAGCTTCTTCCAAGCATGGTTCAATGTTGAACTTGAACAAGGGGAAGAAGAGGGAAGTGCTGATTACCGACATTGGTGGAAGTGCCTCCTCAATGGTAACTTCAGCTCTTGACGACACTCATCACGAAGTacaggaaaagaaaaatgagagagaaaggggcCGACATTCAGATAATTTAAGAAAGAATTTGCCCAGTGAAGCTGGTCGCACGTCGTTGGACTCCTTTGGAAGTGAATTCAAAACTCAAGGAAATTCCAAGCAAAAAAATACTCAGTTACCAAGTCAATCAGTTGCTAATGCCAGCAATACAAGGAGTGGGGTGGGCCCGTCATTACCGGGTAATACTCGTACACCTTCGTCCAAAGAGGCAGATGAACCCACTGATTTTGCAAACCTGCAACTACCTGAATTAGATTCACTGGAAGAGAATCAAGATCTCAGTACTTGGTTGAACTTTGACGAAGACGGCCTGCAAGATCATGATTCAATTGGCCTCGAAATACCAATGGATGATCTCTCAGAGTTGATGCTTATGTGA